The following proteins are co-located in the Massilia litorea genome:
- a CDS encoding DUF72 domain-containing protein → MGKIHIGISGWRYAPWRGKFYPPGLAQARELDYASRQLPTIEINGSFYSLQRPESYAAWYAATPPGFVFAVKGNRFITHMLKLKDIDAPLANVLASGVFELREKLGPFLWQFPPMVKFDPERFEHFLSILPQDTEAALALARHYQSRMEGKVSLAMDAKRPMRHAVEVRHESFRDERFIALLRKYKVALVVADTAGKFPYMDDVTADFVYIRLHGDKELYASGYDDEATERWAERIRGWSKHGDVYCYFDNDIKVHAPYDAQRLIRALGL, encoded by the coding sequence ATGGGCAAGATCCACATCGGCATCTCCGGCTGGCGCTACGCACCCTGGCGCGGAAAATTCTATCCTCCCGGCCTGGCGCAGGCGCGCGAGCTCGACTACGCCTCGCGTCAGCTGCCGACGATCGAAATCAACGGCTCCTTCTATTCGCTGCAGCGCCCCGAGAGCTACGCCGCCTGGTATGCGGCGACGCCGCCCGGCTTTGTCTTCGCGGTAAAGGGCAACCGTTTCATCACGCACATGCTCAAATTGAAGGACATCGACGCGCCGCTGGCCAACGTGCTCGCCTCGGGCGTGTTCGAGCTGCGCGAAAAGCTCGGTCCCTTCCTCTGGCAATTCCCGCCGATGGTCAAATTCGATCCCGAGCGCTTCGAACACTTCCTCAGCATCCTGCCGCAGGACACGGAAGCCGCTTTGGCGCTGGCGCGCCACTACCAGTCGCGCATGGAAGGGAAAGTGTCATTGGCGATGGATGCCAAACGCCCGATGCGCCACGCCGTCGAGGTCCGCCACGAGAGTTTTCGGGACGAACGCTTCATCGCCCTGCTCCGGAAATACAAGGTCGCCCTCGTCGTCGCCGACACGGCCGGCAAATTCCCCTACATGGACGATGTGACGGCCGACTTCGTCTACATCCGCCTGCACGGCGACAAGGAGTTATACGCCAGCGGCTACGACGACGAAGCGACCGAGCGCTGGGCCGAACGCATCCGCGGCTGGAGCAAACATGGGGATGTGTACTGCTACTTCGATAACGATATCAAGGTGCATGCGCCGTATGACGCGCAGCGCCTGATAAGGGCGCTGGGGTTGTAG
- a CDS encoding putative bifunctional diguanylate cyclase/phosphodiesterase: protein MSQPPPVLLEAARLDALRKLDLLDTPPNEAFDRITRMAAQLFGLPIAAVSLTDVDRQWFKSRVGVAHCSIPRDKAPCGEVANTARMLVIPDLLVDACYRDSHLAASGVRFYAGAPLVTRDGYSLGALCVLGTEPRTISETERIGLADLASMVMAQVELQHAIGRIDPVSGIPNRNQFVDDLLDLALERPAGEARLAALVNLATPEQMSSAVRAMGAGFYEDIVGDAVRTLRSALGPARRLYHVGPTQFAFLAAPGADLARFCDWLGAWVALRADSPTARFVTTATVGVSPFTTGQAAPLDLLRDMYSAAHDAIEGSHRVRVFSAEQNAVFMRRFRIANEFGAALSDDSQLRLVFQPKIELATGRCIGAEALLRWRHPALGEVSPGEFIPVIEQTSLARAATRWVLERALRQLASWHRAGLALQVAVNVSAVNLLEADFCEHVLSRLRAHDLAPGALAIEITESALMSKRALAAATLEGLAAGGVQLAIDDFGTGYSSLAYLQSVPAKVIKIDQSFIRDLDQDERKRALVATMIKLSHDLGQLVVAEGVETAPVAQFLAGAGCDQVQGYLYARPQAPEQFEEWICAEWTLARPRGTRQAAALACA, encoded by the coding sequence ATGAGCCAACCTCCGCCGGTCCTGCTGGAAGCAGCCCGCCTCGACGCACTGCGCAAGCTCGACCTGCTCGACACGCCTCCCAACGAAGCGTTCGACCGCATCACGCGGATGGCTGCCCAGCTGTTCGGCCTGCCGATTGCGGCGGTGTCGCTCACCGATGTCGACCGCCAGTGGTTCAAGTCGCGCGTCGGCGTCGCGCATTGTTCGATCCCGCGCGACAAGGCGCCCTGCGGCGAAGTGGCGAACACGGCACGCATGCTGGTCATCCCCGACCTCCTGGTCGACGCCTGCTACCGCGACAGCCACCTGGCCGCGAGCGGCGTGCGTTTCTATGCCGGCGCGCCGCTGGTCACGCGCGACGGTTACAGCCTGGGCGCGCTGTGCGTCCTCGGCACCGAGCCGCGCACGATCAGCGAGACCGAGCGCATCGGACTTGCCGACCTGGCCTCGATGGTGATGGCGCAGGTCGAGCTGCAGCACGCGATCGGGCGCATCGATCCGGTCAGCGGCATCCCGAACCGCAACCAGTTCGTCGACGACCTGCTCGACCTCGCGCTCGAGCGCCCGGCGGGCGAGGCGCGCCTGGCGGCGCTGGTGAACCTGGCCACGCCCGAGCAGATGAGCAGCGCGGTGCGCGCGATGGGCGCCGGCTTTTACGAGGACATTGTCGGCGACGCGGTGCGTACGCTGCGTTCGGCGTTGGGACCGGCGCGCAGGCTGTACCACGTCGGTCCGACCCAGTTCGCTTTCCTGGCCGCACCGGGCGCGGACCTGGCGCGCTTTTGCGACTGGCTCGGCGCCTGGGTCGCGCTGCGCGCCGACAGCCCGACTGCCCGTTTCGTCACCACCGCCACCGTCGGTGTGTCTCCGTTCACGACCGGCCAGGCGGCCCCCCTGGACCTGCTGCGCGACATGTACAGTGCCGCCCACGATGCGATCGAGGGCTCACACCGGGTGCGCGTTTTCTCGGCCGAGCAGAATGCCGTGTTCATGCGGCGCTTCCGGATCGCCAACGAATTCGGCGCCGCCTTGAGCGACGACAGCCAGCTGCGCCTCGTGTTCCAGCCGAAGATCGAACTGGCGACCGGCCGCTGCATCGGCGCCGAGGCGCTGCTGCGCTGGCGCCATCCGGCGCTGGGTGAGGTCTCGCCGGGCGAATTCATCCCCGTGATCGAGCAGACCTCGCTGGCCCGTGCAGCCACGCGCTGGGTGCTCGAGCGCGCGCTGCGCCAGCTCGCAAGCTGGCACCGTGCCGGGCTGGCGCTGCAGGTGGCCGTCAACGTGTCGGCCGTGAACCTGCTCGAAGCCGACTTCTGCGAGCACGTGCTGTCACGCCTGCGCGCCCACGATCTCGCCCCCGGCGCACTGGCGATCGAAATCACGGAGAGTGCCTTGATGAGCAAGCGCGCGCTGGCCGCCGCGACCCTCGAGGGCCTGGCCGCGGGCGGCGTGCAGCTGGCGATCGACGACTTCGGCACCGGCTACAGCAGCCTGGCCTACCTGCAGAGCGTGCCGGCGAAAGTGATCAAGATCGACCAGAGTTTTATCCGCGACCTCGACCAGGACGAACGCAAGCGCGCTTTGGTGGCGACCATGATCAAGCTGTCGCACGACCTCGGCCAACTGGTCGTGGCCGAGGGTGTGGAGACGGCGCCGGTGGCGCAGTTCCTGGCAGGCGCCGGCTGCGACCAGGTGCAGGGATATTTGTACGCACGGCCGCAGGCGCCGGAACAATTCGAAGAGTGGATTTGCGCCGAGTGGACGCTGGCGCGCCCGCGCGGGACCAGGCAGGCAGCAGCGCTGGCCTGCGCCTGA
- the mnmA gene encoding tRNA 2-thiouridine(34) synthase MnmA, with protein MSKKKVVIGMSGGVDSSVAAWMLKEQGYDVVGLFMKNWEDDDDSEYCSTRQDWIDAASVADVVGVDIEAVNFAAEYKDRVFAEFLREYQAGRTPNPDVLCNAEIKFKAFLDHAMKLGADLIATGHYARVRENSMGKFELLKAFDHTKDQSYFLHRLNQAQLSKSLFPLGEIPKTEVRKIAEKLKLPNAAKKDSTGICFIGERPFRDFLNRYLSHKPGPMKLDNGQTVGEHIGLSFYTLGQRKGIGIGGLKSHRNADGTSEPWFVARKDIANNTLYIVQGHDHPWLLSARLEAGQASWVAGEAPAPGPLSAKTRYRQADVACTVAADGPDRFALDFLEPQWAVTPGQSAVLYDGDICLGGGIIDGASAVNG; from the coding sequence ATGAGCAAGAAAAAAGTCGTGATCGGGATGTCAGGCGGAGTCGACTCCTCGGTCGCGGCCTGGATGCTGAAGGAGCAAGGCTACGACGTGGTCGGCCTGTTCATGAAGAACTGGGAAGACGACGACGATTCCGAATACTGTTCGACGCGCCAGGACTGGATCGACGCGGCCAGTGTGGCCGACGTGGTCGGCGTCGACATCGAGGCCGTGAATTTCGCCGCCGAATACAAGGACCGTGTGTTCGCCGAATTCCTGCGCGAATACCAGGCCGGCCGCACGCCGAATCCGGACGTGCTGTGCAATGCCGAGATCAAGTTCAAGGCTTTCCTGGACCACGCGATGAAGCTCGGTGCCGACCTGATCGCCACCGGCCACTATGCGCGCGTGCGCGAAAATTCGATGGGCAAGTTCGAGTTGCTGAAAGCCTTCGATCACACCAAGGATCAAAGCTATTTCCTGCACCGGCTGAACCAGGCGCAGTTGTCGAAGTCGCTCTTCCCGCTCGGCGAAATCCCGAAAACCGAAGTGCGCAAGATCGCGGAAAAGTTGAAGCTGCCGAACGCGGCGAAGAAGGATTCGACCGGCATCTGCTTCATCGGCGAGCGCCCGTTCCGCGACTTTTTAAATCGCTACCTGTCGCACAAGCCGGGCCCGATGAAGCTCGACAACGGGCAGACCGTGGGCGAACACATCGGCCTGTCGTTTTACACGCTGGGCCAACGTAAAGGCATCGGCATCGGCGGTTTAAAATCGCACAGGAATGCCGACGGCACCAGCGAGCCGTGGTTTGTCGCGCGCAAGGACATCGCCAACAACACCCTGTACATCGTGCAGGGCCATGACCATCCGTGGTTGCTGTCCGCTCGCCTGGAAGCGGGCCAGGCCAGCTGGGTCGCGGGCGAAGCCCCTGCCCCGGGCCCGCTGTCGGCCAAGACACGCTACCGCCAGGCCGACGTCGCCTGCACGGTTGCGGCCGATGGCCCGGATCGCTTCGCGCTCGATTTCCTTGAACCGCAATGGGCGGTGACGCCGGGCCAGTCGGCCGTGCTGTATGACGGCGATATTTGCCTGGGCGGCGGCATCATCGACGGCGCCAGCGCCGTGAACGGGTAG
- a CDS encoding DUF6587 family protein, with translation MWQELVVALVVVGAAVYVGAKYLPAAWRIRIVNRLSRGGTDSKLVRWLDTADSCGGGCKSCNTCETPEEPTAPAGSKHRVIKLHEK, from the coding sequence ATGTGGCAGGAACTCGTCGTCGCGCTGGTCGTGGTAGGTGCCGCCGTCTACGTCGGCGCGAAATACCTGCCGGCCGCGTGGCGCATCCGCATCGTCAACCGCCTCTCGCGTGGCGGCACGGATTCGAAGCTGGTGCGCTGGCTGGATACGGCCGACAGCTGCGGGGGCGGGTGCAAGAGCTGTAATACCTGCGAGACGCCGGAGGAACCAACTGCGCCCGCTGGAAGTAAACATCGAGTAATCAAGCTGCACGAAAAGTAG
- a CDS encoding NAD(P)(+) transhydrogenase (Re/Si-specific) subunit beta: protein MPHRVGSRAHPTLLDNDLFYMPNTMMVFGDAKKVIESMVKAVE, encoded by the coding sequence ATGCCGCACCGCGTGGGCTCAAGAGCCCACCCTACGTTACTGGACAACGACCTGTTCTACATGCCGAACACGATGATGGTGTTCGGCGACGCGAAGAAGGTGATCGAGTCGATGGTCAAGGCGGTGGAGTAG
- a CDS encoding GAF domain-containing protein, whose product MDVSSADQGDDPILTTREAGQLLGIAVSTAQQWIENGVLPAWKTPGGHRRVRLSDVSALLRARAGLEPSAGSADPEDFVPGAGCALPGQEHARLDALRATGLLDSEAEAVFDRLTWLAAQITECPIALLSLVTARRQWFKSRIGIHLPQTAREDAFCSHTIAQDGPLVVPDTLLDDRFRHNPLVVGAPHLRFYAGFPLLDARGFRLGALCVMDREPRRLRQREMRALGELTAIAAEEIRRR is encoded by the coding sequence ATGGATGTATCCAGCGCCGACCAGGGGGACGATCCGATCCTCACCACGCGCGAAGCAGGCCAACTGCTCGGGATTGCCGTCAGCACGGCGCAGCAATGGATCGAAAACGGCGTGCTGCCGGCCTGGAAAACGCCGGGCGGGCACCGGCGCGTGCGCCTGTCCGACGTCAGCGCCCTGCTGCGCGCACGTGCCGGTCTGGAGCCGTCGGCAGGCAGCGCCGATCCTGAAGACTTCGTCCCCGGCGCCGGCTGCGCCCTGCCCGGCCAGGAGCACGCGCGGCTGGACGCCTTGCGCGCCACCGGCCTGCTCGACAGCGAAGCGGAAGCCGTCTTCGACCGCCTGACCTGGCTCGCCGCGCAGATCACGGAGTGCCCGATCGCGCTGCTGTCGCTGGTCACGGCGCGCCGTCAGTGGTTCAAGTCGCGGATCGGCATCCACCTGCCGCAGACCGCGCGCGAGGACGCCTTTTGCAGCCATACGATCGCCCAGGACGGGCCGCTGGTCGTGCCCGACACCTTGCTCGACGACCGCTTCCGGCACAACCCGCTGGTGGTCGGCGCGCCGCACCTGCGCTTTTATGCGGGTTTCCCGCTGCTTGACGCGCGGGGTTTCCGGCTTGGCGCCCTGTGCGTCATGGACCGCGAGCCGCGCCGCCTGCGCCAGCGGGAAATGCGCGCGCTGGGCGAATTGACGGCCATCGCCGCCGAGGAGATCAGGCGGCGCTAG
- a CDS encoding NUDIX hydrolase, which produces MTHTFRPSVTVAAIIERDGRFLLIEEETSEGIKLNQPAGHLDPSESLEQAVVREAMEEAAHEFIPTGLVGMYMSRYYSKSRQADITYLRFTFCGTAGKQYDQPLDDGILRTLWMTRDEIAASSSRHRSPIVLQCVDDYLAGRRTDLALLYTHPSVFEETLTMDRN; this is translated from the coding sequence ATGACCCATACCTTCAGACCGTCAGTCACTGTTGCCGCCATCATCGAACGGGATGGCCGTTTCCTCCTGATCGAGGAAGAGACGAGCGAAGGCATCAAGCTGAACCAGCCGGCCGGGCACCTGGACCCGAGCGAGTCGCTCGAGCAGGCGGTCGTGCGTGAAGCCATGGAAGAGGCGGCGCACGAATTCATCCCCACCGGCCTGGTCGGGATGTACATGTCGCGCTATTACTCGAAGTCGCGCCAGGCCGACATCACCTATCTGCGCTTCACCTTCTGCGGCACCGCTGGCAAGCAGTACGACCAGCCGCTGGACGACGGCATCCTGCGCACGCTGTGGATGACGCGCGACGAGATCGCCGCCTCCAGCTCCCGCCACCGCAGCCCGATCGTCCTGCAATGCGTGGATGATTACCTGGCCGGCCGGCGCACCGACCTGGCGCTGCTGTACACCCACCCGTCGGTGTTTGAAGAAACGCTGACAATGGACCGGAATTGA
- a CDS encoding NAD(P)(+) transhydrogenase (Re/Si-specific) subunit beta produces MSMNVVTLLYLVASVCFIQALKGLSSPSSARMGNTFGMAGMAIAAVTTVALIFKLQAEFAASANGARGGMGFTLVLLGVVVGGAIGAYAAKKVEMTKMPELVAAMHSLIGLAAVCIAIAAVSEPWAFNIATRGSALPFGNRLELFIGTFVGAVTFSGSVIAFGKLSGKYKFRLFQGAPVRFGGQHILNLVIAIAIIALGLLFCFSDAVEPAWTPFAIMAALSFVLGVLIIIPIGGADMPVVVSMLNSYSGWAAAGIGFSLNNSMLIIAGSLVGSSGAILSYIMCKAMNRSFFNVILGGFGGEATTAAAGAQEQRPVKSGSAEDAAFILQNAESVIIVPGYGLAVARAQHSVKELVDKLTEHGVNVRYAIHPVAGRMPGHMNVLLAEAEVPYDQVAEMEDINGEFGQTDVVLVLGANDVVNPAAKDPKSPIAGMPILEAYKAKSIIVNKRSMASGYAGLDNDLFYMPNTMMVFGDAKKVIESMVKAVE; encoded by the coding sequence ATCAGCATGAATGTGGTCACGCTGCTCTATCTGGTGGCCTCGGTCTGCTTCATCCAGGCCTTGAAAGGGCTGTCCTCGCCTTCGTCGGCGCGCATGGGGAATACCTTCGGCATGGCCGGCATGGCCATCGCCGCGGTCACGACGGTTGCCCTGATTTTTAAATTGCAGGCGGAGTTCGCGGCCTCGGCCAACGGCGCGCGCGGCGGCATGGGGTTTACGCTGGTGCTGCTGGGCGTAGTGGTGGGCGGCGCGATCGGCGCTTATGCGGCGAAAAAGGTCGAGATGACCAAGATGCCGGAACTGGTCGCGGCCATGCACTCGCTGATCGGCCTTGCTGCCGTGTGCATCGCGATCGCCGCCGTGTCGGAGCCCTGGGCGTTCAATATTGCCACGCGCGGTAGCGCGCTGCCCTTCGGGAACCGGCTCGAACTGTTCATCGGCACCTTCGTCGGCGCCGTCACCTTCTCGGGTTCCGTGATCGCCTTCGGCAAACTGTCGGGCAAGTATAAATTCCGCCTGTTCCAGGGCGCGCCGGTACGCTTCGGCGGACAGCACATCCTGAACCTCGTCATCGCGATCGCCATCATCGCGCTGGGCTTGCTGTTCTGCTTCTCCGACGCGGTGGAACCGGCCTGGACGCCGTTCGCCATCATGGCGGCACTGTCGTTCGTGCTGGGCGTGTTGATCATCATCCCGATCGGCGGCGCCGACATGCCGGTGGTGGTGTCGATGCTGAACTCGTACTCGGGCTGGGCGGCGGCCGGCATCGGCTTCTCGCTGAACAACTCGATGCTGATCATCGCCGGCTCGCTGGTGGGTTCGTCGGGCGCCATCCTCTCGTACATCATGTGCAAGGCGATGAACCGCTCCTTCTTCAACGTGATCCTGGGCGGCTTCGGCGGCGAGGCGACCACGGCTGCGGCCGGCGCGCAGGAGCAGCGCCCGGTGAAGTCGGGTTCGGCCGAAGATGCGGCGTTCATCCTGCAAAACGCCGAATCGGTAATCATCGTTCCCGGCTACGGCCTGGCCGTGGCACGCGCCCAGCATTCGGTGAAAGAGCTGGTCGATAAACTGACGGAGCACGGCGTGAACGTGCGCTACGCGATCCACCCGGTGGCCGGGCGCATGCCGGGCCACATGAACGTGCTGCTGGCCGAAGCCGAGGTGCCCTACGACCAGGTAGCCGAGATGGAAGACATCAACGGCGAATTCGGCCAGACCGACGTCGTGCTGGTGCTGGGTGCGAACGACGTGGTGAACCCGGCGGCCAAGGATCCGAAGTCGCCGATTGCCGGCATGCCGATCCTGGAAGCGTATAAGGCGAAAAGCATCATCGTCAATAAACGCTCGATGGCCTCGGGGTATGCGGGGCTGGACAACGACCTGTTCTACATGCCGAACACGATGATGGTCTTCGGGGACGCGAAGAAGGTGATCGAGTCGATGGTGAAGGCGGTGGAGTAG
- a CDS encoding Re/Si-specific NAD(P)(+) transhydrogenase subunit alpha: MRIGIPAETRPGETRVAATPETVKKLAAKHQVVVQSGAGLHAAVTDEAYAAAGATVGSADDAFAADMVLKVRAPNESERARMRPGTVVVGMLNPFDSENTAAMAGSRLTAFALEAAPRITRAQSLDVLSSQANIAGYKAVMLAANTYQRFMPMLMTAAGTVKAARVLIMGVGVAGLQAIATAKRLGAVIEASDVRPPVKEQVESLGAKFIDVPFITDEEREIAQGVGGYARPMPADWMRRQAELVHERAKLADIIITTALIPGRAAPVLIKEETVAAMKPGSVIVDMAIEQGGNCPLTELGKTVVKHGVYIIGEPNLAALVAADASALYARNVLDFLKLVFDKEDKFFIDHEDEIVRATLLCHEGANLRESLRK; the protein is encoded by the coding sequence ATGAGAATCGGCATTCCGGCCGAAACACGGCCGGGCGAGACCCGCGTAGCGGCAACTCCGGAAACGGTCAAGAAACTGGCGGCTAAACACCAGGTCGTGGTGCAGTCCGGCGCCGGCCTGCATGCGGCGGTAACGGATGAGGCCTATGCCGCCGCCGGCGCCACGGTCGGCAGCGCAGACGATGCGTTTGCGGCCGACATGGTCCTGAAAGTACGCGCCCCCAACGAATCCGAGCGTGCCCGCATGCGGCCCGGCACGGTCGTGGTCGGCATGTTGAATCCGTTCGACAGCGAGAACACCGCCGCCATGGCGGGCAGCCGCCTCACCGCCTTCGCGCTGGAAGCGGCGCCGCGCATCACGCGCGCACAGTCGCTGGACGTGCTGTCCTCACAGGCGAACATCGCCGGCTACAAGGCCGTGATGCTCGCCGCCAACACGTATCAACGCTTCATGCCGATGCTGATGACCGCCGCCGGCACCGTCAAAGCGGCGCGCGTGCTGATCATGGGCGTCGGCGTGGCCGGACTGCAGGCGATCGCCACTGCCAAACGCCTGGGCGCCGTGATCGAAGCCTCCGACGTACGCCCGCCTGTGAAAGAACAGGTCGAGTCCCTCGGCGCCAAGTTCATCGACGTGCCTTTTATTACCGACGAGGAGCGCGAGATCGCGCAGGGCGTGGGCGGCTATGCGCGTCCGATGCCGGCCGACTGGATGCGCAGGCAAGCGGAACTGGTGCATGAACGGGCAAAACTGGCCGACATCATCATCACCACCGCCCTGATCCCGGGGCGGGCGGCGCCTGTACTCATCAAGGAAGAAACGGTCGCCGCCATGAAGCCCGGCTCCGTGATCGTCGACATGGCGATCGAGCAGGGCGGGAATTGCCCGCTCACGGAACTGGGCAAGACCGTGGTCAAGCATGGCGTCTACATCATTGGCGAGCCGAACCTGGCCGCGCTGGTCGCAGCCGACGCGTCGGCCCTGTACGCGCGCAACGTGCTCGATTTTCTGAAACTCGTCTTCGACAAGGAGGACAAGTTCTTCATCGACCACGAGGACGAGATCGTGCGCGCGACGCTGCTCTGCCACGAGGGTGCGAATCTTCGTGAATCGCTGCGCAAATAA
- a CDS encoding 5'-3' exonuclease: MAKLLAIDGLNIVRRVYEASPEPDSDLKAGIALRHAFSSFRILLETHAPTHVLAAFDYGGQTWRHALYPRYREHRAPMPSVLREALPEFQERLRTAGVPVAMLPEVEADDVVATCVMRWLNENRGEAIVATTDKDLHVLIAQGALVWDHFKNEWHDDAWVRNKFGVAPELLHDLLALMGDATDGVPGVSKIGMKTAARLLNAYGSLDAVMAGAGILKTPLGERLRAERDILYLSRQLVQLKTDVRLGVTWKMLAYESH; encoded by the coding sequence ATGGCCAAGCTGCTCGCGATCGACGGACTGAACATCGTGCGCCGGGTCTACGAAGCCAGCCCGGAGCCCGACTCCGATCTCAAGGCCGGCATCGCCCTGCGCCACGCGTTCTCGTCGTTTCGCATCCTGCTCGAGACGCATGCGCCGACCCATGTGCTGGCCGCTTTCGACTACGGCGGCCAGACCTGGCGCCATGCGCTGTACCCGCGCTACCGCGAGCATCGCGCGCCGATGCCGTCGGTATTGCGGGAGGCCTTGCCGGAATTCCAGGAGCGCCTGCGAACGGCCGGGGTGCCGGTGGCGATGCTGCCGGAAGTCGAAGCGGACGATGTCGTCGCCACCTGCGTCATGCGCTGGCTGAACGAGAACCGGGGAGAAGCGATCGTCGCCACCACCGACAAGGATCTGCACGTCCTGATCGCACAGGGCGCCCTGGTGTGGGATCATTTTAAAAACGAGTGGCACGACGACGCCTGGGTACGCAACAAGTTCGGCGTGGCGCCGGAACTGCTGCACGATCTGCTGGCGCTGATGGGCGACGCCACCGACGGCGTGCCGGGCGTCTCGAAGATCGGCATGAAGACGGCGGCGCGCCTGCTGAATGCCTACGGCAGCCTGGACGCCGTCATGGCCGGCGCCGGCATCCTCAAAACGCCGCTGGGCGAGCGCCTGCGCGCCGAGCGCGACATCCTGTACCTGTCGCGCCAGCTGGTGCAGCTGAAGACCGACGTGCGCCTTGGGGTCACGTGGAAGATGCTGGCCTACGAATCGCATTGA
- a CDS encoding glutathione S-transferase family protein, translated as MITVHHLNNSRSQRILWLLEELGLPYEIKKYQRDPKTMLAPPELKAVHPLGKSPVITDGDTVVAESGAIVEYLVECYGNGRLIPAAGTPEKLKYTFFLHFAEGSAMSPLLMKLVFDRIENGPMPFFAKPIARTIARKVKGALVEPNIKSQLDYLESELATRDWFAGSDMTAADIQMSFPLEAAASRAGLGANYPRLSAFLARIHARPAYARALERGGKYDYAR; from the coding sequence ATGATCACCGTCCATCACCTGAACAATTCGCGCTCGCAGCGCATCCTGTGGCTGCTCGAAGAACTGGGCCTGCCTTACGAGATCAAGAAGTACCAGCGCGACCCGAAAACGATGCTGGCGCCGCCGGAACTGAAGGCCGTCCACCCGCTCGGCAAATCGCCGGTGATCACGGATGGCGACACGGTCGTCGCCGAGTCGGGCGCGATCGTCGAATACCTGGTCGAATGCTACGGCAACGGGCGCCTCATTCCGGCCGCCGGTACGCCGGAAAAACTGAAGTACACGTTTTTCCTGCACTTCGCGGAAGGCTCGGCCATGTCGCCGCTGCTGATGAAACTGGTGTTCGACCGCATCGAGAACGGCCCGATGCCCTTCTTTGCGAAACCGATCGCACGCACCATCGCGCGCAAGGTCAAGGGCGCCCTGGTCGAGCCGAACATCAAGAGCCAGCTCGACTACCTGGAATCGGAACTGGCCACGCGCGACTGGTTCGCCGGGAGTGACATGACGGCCGCCGACATCCAGATGAGCTTTCCATTGGAAGCGGCCGCCTCGCGCGCCGGACTGGGCGCAAACTATCCACGCCTGAGCGCCTTCCTGGCGCGCATCCACGCCCGTCCGGCCTATGCGCGCGCACTGGAACGCGGCGGCAAGTACGACTACGCAAGGTAA
- a CDS encoding ANTAR domain-containing response regulator — MLKAVIVDSNAISRGLLNTVLMDGGYEVVAQAHTGHSALVQAAKYRPQIMCIAREQVEDGSNVVEQLRANLPKTLVFMVSGTLDAPTIEAALARGVHGFIVKPFKADAVLKTIRNTVIAVVRKQQAGGPPSAA; from the coding sequence ATGCTCAAAGCAGTGATAGTCGATTCGAACGCGATTTCGCGCGGCTTGTTGAATACGGTATTGATGGACGGCGGCTACGAGGTCGTCGCCCAGGCGCACACCGGCCACAGCGCGCTGGTGCAGGCGGCGAAATACCGCCCGCAGATCATGTGCATCGCGCGCGAGCAGGTCGAGGACGGCAGCAATGTCGTCGAGCAGCTGCGCGCGAACCTGCCGAAAACCCTGGTCTTCATGGTCTCGGGCACGCTCGACGCACCCACCATCGAAGCCGCGCTGGCGCGCGGTGTGCACGGCTTCATCGTGAAACCGTTCAAGGCCGACGCCGTACTAAAAACCATCCGCAATACCGTCATCGCCGTGGTGCGCAAGCAGCAGGCGGGCGGTCCACCTAGCGCCGCCTGA
- a CDS encoding NAD(P) transhydrogenase subunit alpha has product MDISHTIINLIIFVLAIYVGYHVVWTVTPALHTPLMAVTNAISAIIIVGAMLAAGLTEGVLGQSMGTVAVALAAVNVFGGFLVTQRMLEMFKKKEPKRSADAAAPKTATKEAA; this is encoded by the coding sequence ATGGACATCAGCCACACCATCATCAACCTGATCATCTTCGTGCTGGCGATCTACGTCGGCTACCACGTCGTCTGGACCGTCACGCCGGCCCTGCACACGCCGCTGATGGCGGTCACCAACGCCATTTCCGCCATCATCATCGTCGGCGCCATGCTCGCTGCCGGCCTGACCGAAGGGGTACTCGGACAGAGCATGGGCACGGTCGCCGTGGCGCTGGCGGCCGTCAACGTCTTCGGCGGCTTCCTCGTCACCCAGCGCATGCTGGAGATGTTCAAGAAGAAGGAACCGAAACGCTCCGCCGATGCGGCCGCGCCGAAGACGGCAACGAAGGAGGCGGCATGA